In one window of Hymenobacter nivis DNA:
- a CDS encoding M48 family metallopeptidase, producing the protein MFRKTTLLAGLVLLASCTTVPITGRRQLSLVSGSEMNSLATTQYRTFITENKLSTDAANAAMVKRVGQRIQHAVERYVAQNNMQGQLDGYQWEFNLVENKEVNAWCMPGGKVVVYTGILPLTRDENGLAVVLGHEISHAVARHGAERMSDQLVAQGLSTALSTALSQNPTATKNLFMQAVGVGSQVGMLKFSRTQESEADHLGLIFMAMAGYDPRGALPFWQRMAAQSQNNTPEFFSDHPADATRIADIERLLPEAQKYYKPR; encoded by the coding sequence ATGTTCCGCAAAACCACCCTTCTCGCCGGCCTCGTCCTGCTGGCCTCGTGCACCACGGTGCCCATCACTGGCCGCCGCCAGCTCAGCCTGGTAAGCGGCAGCGAGATGAACTCGCTGGCCACCACGCAGTACCGCACGTTCATCACCGAAAACAAGCTCTCCACCGATGCCGCCAACGCGGCCATGGTGAAGCGCGTGGGCCAGCGCATCCAGCATGCTGTAGAGCGGTACGTGGCCCAAAACAACATGCAGGGCCAGCTCGACGGCTACCAGTGGGAGTTCAACCTGGTGGAAAATAAGGAAGTAAATGCCTGGTGCATGCCCGGCGGCAAAGTGGTGGTGTACACCGGCATCCTGCCCCTCACGCGCGACGAAAACGGGCTGGCCGTGGTGCTAGGCCACGAAATTTCGCACGCCGTGGCTCGCCACGGCGCCGAGCGCATGAGCGACCAGCTCGTGGCTCAGGGCCTGAGCACGGCCCTGAGCACGGCCCTTTCGCAGAACCCAACGGCTACCAAAAATCTGTTCATGCAGGCCGTAGGCGTGGGTAGCCAGGTGGGCATGCTCAAATTCAGCCGCACCCAGGAGAGCGAGGCCGACCACCTGGGCCTGATTTTTATGGCTATGGCGGGCTATGACCCGCGCGGGGCCTTACCTTTCTGGCAGCGCATGGCCGCTCAAAGCCAGAACAATACGCCCGAATTTTTTTCTGACCACCCCGCCGATGCTACCCGAATTGCCGACATCGAACGCCTGCTGCCCGAGGCCCAGAAATACTACAAACCCCGCTAG
- a CDS encoding fumarylacetoacetate hydrolase family protein, with amino-acid sequence MKIICIGRNYADHIAELHNETPAAPVIFLKPETALVQRGQPFFYPDFSTDIHYELELVLRISKNGRHIDAAFAHTYFDAIGLGLDFTARDLQNDLKKKGLPWELAKAFDGSAPISPTFRPVADFADLANINFHLEVNGETRQTGNSRLMLHPFAQIISFVSRYITLKQGDLLFTGTPAGVGPVQVGDQLVGFLEGEKLLEVAVK; translated from the coding sequence ATGAAAATTATCTGCATCGGCCGCAACTACGCCGACCACATCGCCGAGCTGCACAACGAAACGCCGGCCGCGCCCGTCATCTTCCTCAAGCCCGAAACCGCGCTGGTGCAGCGCGGCCAGCCGTTTTTTTACCCCGATTTCTCCACCGACATCCACTACGAGCTGGAACTGGTGCTGCGCATCAGCAAGAACGGGCGCCACATCGACGCGGCCTTCGCCCACACTTACTTCGACGCCATCGGCCTGGGCCTCGATTTCACGGCCCGCGACTTGCAAAACGACCTAAAAAAGAAGGGCTTGCCCTGGGAGCTAGCCAAGGCCTTCGACGGCTCGGCGCCCATCTCCCCCACTTTCCGGCCGGTGGCCGACTTTGCGGATTTGGCCAACATTAATTTCCACCTCGAAGTGAACGGCGAAACCCGCCAGACCGGCAACTCCCGCCTGATGCTGCACCCGTTCGCCCAGATTATCAGCTTCGTATCGCGCTACATCACCCTCAAGCAGGGCGACTTGCTGTTTACCGGCACGCCCGCCGGCGTGGGCCCCGTGCAGGTGGGCGACCAGCTAGTGGGCTTCCTCGAAGGCGAAAAGCTACTGGAAGTGGCGGTAAAATAA
- a CDS encoding M23 family metallopeptidase encodes MAGALALGLRPGPAGGQEADTAEERKAARPLPAGARPAVAPGYFLFPIAPGTPSFLAGSMGELRPNHFHGGIDIKTAGGVNRPVYAAADGYVSRLKQSSFGYGNVLYITHPNGLTTVYGHLNEFRGPVAAELLRRQYEKQAYEVELFFAKDQYPVRRGEVVALSGNTGGSAGPHLHWEVRDAQDHQYNPLQWGGFAELQDHVAPTLQAFAVEPLSIEARVANRYDKKVFVPRVQPGPGVATTWPDTINCFGTIGLLVQGFDRFDGAWNRNGIQRVAVQVNGQPYYEHNIDAVPFPTGTRQVANFVDFQYQHTQGRLLQKLWVDEGNDLALYNAPGPQRGRLNVEAGKLYRVDVVLADSYNNQTPLHFVLRGQVPTYFKTRAAAVKRPALRYEIDRNLLKAVAADPDTAATGGNLVLYKGNRQLEVKPSYTVASENVYLYDLRAGLPDSLQFGGVTKVFDRQAMIPAGKEISYSTAHINLLFGPQTLFTNLYLGTSFRPEATGSGFWTVGNPIAPLYYPLRLTLKPAAPPADLRRSAIYTATLKGGRAYLGGQWDDQGQISAVVKQFASYRILTDEKAPTGSLVGRPGGQVLFRVGDDLSGLASYKLLVGGQFRLLRYEYKNATLFSVSTDALGPRLRGPAELHLTDQAGNERVIPLNL; translated from the coding sequence GTGGCAGGGGCCTTGGCTTTAGGCCTGCGGCCCGGGCCTGCCGGCGGTCAGGAAGCCGACACAGCGGAGGAGCGCAAAGCCGCCCGGCCGCTACCGGCGGGGGCCCGGCCGGCGGTGGCCCCGGGCTACTTTTTGTTCCCCATTGCGCCGGGCACGCCGAGCTTTCTGGCCGGCAGCATGGGCGAGCTGCGACCCAACCACTTCCACGGCGGCATCGACATCAAGACCGCGGGCGGAGTGAACCGGCCCGTGTACGCGGCGGCCGACGGCTACGTGTCGCGGCTTAAGCAGTCGTCGTTCGGCTACGGCAACGTGCTCTACATCACCCACCCCAACGGGCTGACGACGGTGTACGGCCACCTCAACGAGTTCCGGGGCCCCGTGGCCGCCGAGCTGCTGCGCCGCCAGTACGAGAAGCAGGCCTACGAGGTGGAGCTATTCTTTGCGAAGGACCAGTACCCCGTGCGGCGCGGCGAAGTGGTGGCCCTCTCGGGCAATACCGGCGGCTCGGCGGGGCCCCACCTGCACTGGGAAGTGCGCGACGCCCAGGACCACCAGTATAATCCCTTGCAGTGGGGCGGTTTTGCCGAGCTGCAAGACCACGTGGCCCCCACCCTCCAGGCGTTCGCCGTGGAGCCGCTGAGCATTGAGGCGCGCGTGGCCAACCGCTACGACAAGAAGGTATTTGTGCCCCGCGTGCAGCCCGGCCCGGGCGTGGCTACCACCTGGCCCGACACCATCAACTGCTTCGGTACCATTGGGTTGCTGGTTCAGGGCTTTGACCGCTTCGACGGCGCATGGAACCGCAATGGCATCCAGCGGGTGGCGGTGCAGGTGAATGGCCAGCCCTATTACGAGCACAACATCGACGCCGTGCCCTTCCCGACGGGCACCCGGCAGGTGGCCAACTTCGTCGATTTTCAGTACCAGCACACCCAAGGCCGCCTGCTGCAAAAGCTATGGGTGGACGAGGGCAACGACCTGGCCCTGTACAATGCCCCGGGGCCCCAGCGCGGCCGCCTGAATGTGGAAGCCGGCAAACTGTACCGCGTGGATGTGGTGCTGGCCGACTCCTACAACAACCAGACGCCCTTGCACTTCGTGCTGCGCGGCCAGGTCCCGACCTACTTCAAAACCCGCGCCGCGGCGGTGAAGCGCCCGGCCCTGCGCTACGAAATCGACCGCAACTTGCTGAAGGCCGTGGCTGCCGACCCCGACACGGCCGCCACGGGCGGTAACCTCGTGCTTTACAAAGGCAACCGCCAGCTCGAAGTGAAGCCCAGCTACACCGTGGCCAGCGAAAACGTGTACCTCTACGATCTGCGCGCCGGCCTACCCGACTCGCTGCAATTCGGCGGCGTGACGAAGGTGTTTGATCGCCAGGCAATGATTCCCGCGGGCAAGGAAATAAGCTACTCAACGGCCCACATCAACCTGCTGTTTGGGCCCCAGACGCTGTTTACGAACCTGTACCTCGGCACCAGCTTCCGGCCCGAGGCCACCGGCAGCGGCTTCTGGACGGTGGGCAACCCCATCGCGCCGCTTTACTACCCGCTGCGCCTCACCCTGAAACCCGCCGCGCCACCTGCTGATTTGCGCCGCTCGGCCATCTACACAGCCACGCTGAAGGGCGGCCGCGCCTACCTGGGCGGGCAGTGGGACGACCAAGGCCAGATTTCGGCCGTGGTGAAGCAGTTCGCCTCCTACCGCATCCTCACCGACGAGAAAGCCCCCACCGGCAGCCTGGTGGGGCGGCCAGGCGGCCAAGTGCTATTCCGCGTCGGCGACGACCTTTCGGGCCTGGCCAGCTACAAGCTGCTGGTAGGCGGGCAGTTCCGGCTACTGCGCTACGAATACAAGAACGCGACGCTTTTCAGCGTATCCACCGACGCCCTGGGGCCCCGGCTGCGCGGCCCCGCCGAGCTGCACCTCACCGACCAGGCCGGCAACGAGCGGGTGATTCCGCTGAACTTGTAA
- the bcp gene encoding thioredoxin-dependent thiol peroxidase: MSLAAGQPAPDFSALDQDGNPVSLAALRGQRVALYFYPKDDTPGCTAQACNLRDHQEELNTHNIKVIGVSIDGESAHKKFAMKYDLPFPLLVDTDKKIVEAYGVWQEKKNYGKTYMGTVRTTFLIDAEGVIEKVIKKVDTQDHAAQLLA, encoded by the coding sequence ATGTCCCTCGCCGCTGGCCAACCCGCTCCCGATTTCTCCGCCCTCGACCAAGACGGCAACCCCGTTTCGCTCGCTGCCCTGCGCGGCCAGCGCGTGGCTTTATACTTCTACCCCAAGGATGATACGCCCGGCTGCACCGCCCAGGCCTGCAACCTGCGCGACCACCAGGAGGAACTGAATACGCACAATATCAAGGTTATCGGGGTGAGCATCGACGGCGAATCGGCCCACAAAAAGTTCGCTATGAAGTACGACCTGCCCTTCCCGCTGCTGGTGGATACCGACAAGAAAATTGTGGAAGCCTACGGCGTATGGCAGGAAAAAAAGAACTACGGCAAGACTTACATGGGCACCGTCCGCACCACGTTTCTGATTGACGCCGAAGGCGTTATTGAGAAGGTCATTAAGAAGGTGGACACCCAGGACCACGCCGCGCAGCTACTGGCATAA
- a CDS encoding UDP-N-acetylmuramate--L-alanine ligase, whose protein sequence is MTDLTSSDSAPQRVHLIAVGGSIMHNLALALHRQGAHVTGTDDEIFEPAQGRLAAAGLLPSQEGWNPARITPDLDAVIVGMHARPDNPELLRAQELGLKIYSFPEYIYEASRDKQRVVIGGSHGKTSITACILHVLRFYGRKFDYAVGAQLAGFDLMVQLTDDAPVIIIEGDEYLSSPVDRRPKFHLYQHHIGVISGISWDHINVFPTEEIYREQFRIFAGMTPKSGVLIYDRDDEQTQLIAVPTNPSVTYIGYGPHENVVRDGQTFLLTRKDEEVPIQVFGEHNLRNISAAREVCKQLGIKGKDFYRAVASFPGAARRLELLARGATSVVYKDFAHAPSKLRATAGALKQQFPQRRLVACLELHTFSSLNPDFLPQYAHCFDAPDVAVVYFNPHVLAHKRLPPLPPAAVAAAFQRPDLRVITDSHELAEFLHAQLWDNTNLLLMSSGTFDGLDLAVLAAKVVGLEAR, encoded by the coding sequence ATGACCGATTTGACTTCTTCCGATTCCGCGCCGCAGCGCGTGCACCTCATCGCTGTGGGCGGCAGCATTATGCACAACCTGGCGCTGGCCCTGCATCGCCAGGGGGCCCACGTGACGGGCACCGACGACGAGATTTTTGAGCCCGCCCAGGGCCGCCTGGCCGCTGCCGGCCTGCTGCCCTCGCAGGAAGGCTGGAACCCGGCCCGCATCACCCCCGACCTCGACGCCGTGATTGTGGGGATGCACGCCCGCCCTGACAACCCGGAGCTGCTACGGGCCCAGGAGCTGGGCCTGAAAATCTACTCCTTTCCTGAGTACATCTACGAGGCCAGCCGCGACAAGCAGCGGGTGGTCATCGGCGGCTCGCACGGCAAAACCAGCATCACGGCCTGCATCCTGCACGTGCTGCGCTTTTACGGCCGCAAGTTCGACTACGCCGTGGGGGCCCAGCTGGCAGGCTTCGACCTAATGGTGCAACTGACGGACGACGCGCCGGTCATCATCATCGAGGGCGACGAGTACCTATCGTCACCGGTGGACCGGCGGCCGAAGTTCCACCTCTACCAGCACCACATCGGCGTGATTTCGGGTATCAGCTGGGACCACATCAACGTGTTTCCGACCGAGGAAATCTACCGCGAGCAGTTCCGTATTTTTGCCGGCATGACGCCTAAGTCGGGCGTGCTGATCTACGACCGGGACGATGAGCAGACCCAACTCATCGCCGTGCCCACCAACCCCAGCGTGACCTACATTGGCTACGGGCCCCACGAGAACGTGGTGCGCGACGGCCAGACGTTTTTGCTAACCAGGAAGGACGAGGAGGTGCCGATTCAGGTGTTTGGCGAGCACAACCTGCGCAACATTTCGGCGGCACGCGAGGTGTGCAAGCAGCTGGGCATCAAGGGCAAGGACTTCTACCGGGCGGTGGCCTCGTTCCCCGGCGCGGCGCGGCGGCTGGAGCTGCTGGCCCGCGGGGCCACGTCGGTGGTGTACAAGGATTTTGCCCACGCCCCCAGCAAGCTGCGCGCTACCGCGGGGGCCCTGAAGCAGCAGTTTCCACAGCGGCGGCTGGTGGCCTGCCTGGAGCTGCACACCTTCAGCTCGCTCAACCCCGATTTCCTCCCGCAGTACGCGCATTGCTTCGACGCGCCCGACGTGGCGGTGGTGTACTTCAACCCCCACGTGCTGGCGCACAAGCGCTTGCCCCCGCTGCCGCCTGCGGCCGTGGCCGCCGCCTTCCAGCGCCCCGACCTGCGCGTCATTACCGACAGCCACGAGTTGGCCGAGTTCCTCCACGCTCAACTCTGGGATAATACCAACCTGCTGCTGATGTCGTCAGGCACGTTCGACGGGCTGGATTTGGCCGTGCTGGCGGCCAAGGTAGTGGGGCTGGAGGCGCGGTAG